One Coffea arabica cultivar ET-39 chromosome 5e, Coffea Arabica ET-39 HiFi, whole genome shotgun sequence DNA segment encodes these proteins:
- the LOC140006826 gene encoding uncharacterized protein, whose translation MDPWSQQSGLETEFEHQQQPETKEEQPTDVGTGNQQSRRKKQVRRRRNNNRASGEEAAPHLDDVHALDKDTVVTELHSDAGSSDEENDDDWRNRFRAKCKPPCQWFVYASVERELGIADLVVKSMNNEHTNCSHVWKNKNISAKWLANKYMERFRCNVEMPPRLLRQIVDEDFKAEISKWVAYNARAIAKKEIQGNAEQQYTDIWRYCAEIKRTHPNTTMEVMFTPFRQPGCNPKFMRLYCYLGPLKQGFLDGCRPIIGVDGCHIKAEYRGQLLTAIGVDPNNGWWPIAWAVVEREATEQWKWFFELLKNDLQIENGYSYTFVSDQQKGLDRALSEVLPNSEHRYCVQHLYNNFKKKHRGLALKTKLWNIAASTTEGLFKKATADLEKFDKEAYEWVKKAPHPSHWCKTFFSEHTRCDMLVNNLCESFNGHILEARQQSIIKMLESIRIFLMERIQRRTTAMEKFELSIGPLITICC comes from the exons ATGGATCCATGGTCACAACAATCAGGACTTGAAACTGAATTTGAACATCAGCAGCAGCCTGAGACAAAAGAAGAACAACCCACGGATGTGGGAACTGGAAACCAACAGTCGCGGAGGAAGAAGCAAGTTAGAAGGAGAAGAAACAACAATAGAGCATCAGGAGAAGAGGCAGCTCCTCATTTAGATGATGTCCATGCATTAGATAAAGACACAGTGGTGACTGAATTGCATAGTGATGCTGGCTCCTCAGATGAAGAGAATGATGATGACTGGAGGAATAG gtttagaGCAAAATGCAAACCTCCTTGCCAATGGTTTGTTTATGCTTCAGTTGAGAGGGAACTTGGAATAGCTGATTTGGTTGTCAAGAGCATGAATAATGAGCACACAAACTGCAGTCATGTATGGAAGAACAAGAATATTTCTGCTAAGTGGCttgcaaacaagtacatggagaGATTTAGATGTAATGTTGAAATGCCTCCAAGATTATTAAGACAAATAGTTGATGAGGActtcaaagctgaaatttcaaaATGGGTGGCAtacaatgcaagggcaattgcTAAAAAGGAGATTCAAGGGAATGCAGAGCAGCAATATACGGACATATGGAGATATTGTGCAGAAATTAAGAGGACACACCCAAATACCACAATGGAAGTTATGTTTACTCCCTTCAGACAACCTGGATGCAACCCAAAATTCATGAGACTTTATTGCTATTTGGGACCATTAAAACAAGGCTTTCTTGACGGTTGTAGGCCCATTATTGGGGTTGATGGATGCCACATAAAGGCTGAATATCGGGGACAGCTGTTGACTGCTATTGGAGTAGATCCCAACAATGGATGGTGGCCCATTGCTTGGGCAGTGGTTGAGAGGGAAGCAACTGAACAGTGGAAATGGTTTTTTGAGCTGCTGAAGAATGACTTGCAGATTGAAAATGGGTACAGCTACACCTTTGTTTCTGACCAGCAGAAG GGTCTTGACCGAGCATTATCTGAGGTACTACCAAACAGTGAGCACAGATACTGTGTGCAGCACCTGTATAACAACTTCAAGAAGAAACATCGTGGACTTGCCCTGAAGACAAAACTGTGGAACATTGCAGCAAGTACTACTGAGGGACTATTCAAGAAAGCAACAGCAGATCTGGAAAAATTTGACAAGGAAGCATATGAATGGGTGAAGAAAGCACCACATCCCAGTCATTGGTGTAAGACTTTTTTTTCAGAACATACTCGATGCGATATGTTGGTTAATAATTTGTGTGAAAGTTTTAATGGTCATATACTTGAAGCTAGGCAGCAGTCAATTATCAAAATGTTAGAGTCCATTAGGATATTTCTGATGGAAAGGATACAGAGAAGGACAACTGCAATGGAGAAGTTTGAATTGTCCATTGGCCCACTAATCACAATCTGCTGTTGA